Proteins from a genomic interval of Candidatus Binatia bacterium:
- a CDS encoding ABC transporter permease, producing MTADPVAAGPASRGKRRGLGTRITNQAVPILFAVLCLFGIGVAKITPPFLIGELLVRVGRNSVLVLALLIPILAGLGLNFGIVIGAMAGQLAAILVVHWGGKGIGGFGAAWVLATPLALLFGIATGMLFNKAKGREMVTGLIAGFFANGLYQLLVLFAFGSLIPFHDPGMVLPQGYGLRNTVDLTSIQYAVDDLIRLRVPLEGVETRVPVVSYAVVLAFCLFTMFFFRTKLGQQFRAMGQDPHVASIAGIPVDRNRLIATVLSTLFAAWGQLLFLQNIGTMNTYSSHEQVGMFAIAALLVSGATVTRATVGQAILGTILFHTLFIVSPLAGKALAGDAQIGEYFRVFVAYAVITVALVLHAWQVAREARE from the coding sequence ATGACCGCCGATCCGGTGGCGGCCGGCCCGGCGTCGCGGGGAAAGCGCCGCGGCCTGGGCACGCGGATCACGAACCAGGCGGTGCCGATCCTCTTCGCCGTGCTCTGCCTCTTCGGAATCGGGGTGGCCAAGATCACGCCGCCCTTCCTGATCGGCGAGCTGCTCGTGCGGGTGGGGCGAAACAGCGTTCTCGTGCTCGCGCTGTTGATCCCGATCCTGGCGGGACTGGGACTGAACTTCGGCATCGTGATCGGCGCCATGGCCGGCCAGCTCGCGGCGATCCTCGTCGTGCACTGGGGCGGCAAGGGGATCGGCGGGTTCGGCGCGGCCTGGGTCCTGGCGACGCCCCTGGCCCTGCTGTTCGGAATCGCGACCGGGATGCTCTTCAACAAGGCCAAGGGACGCGAGATGGTGACCGGGCTCATCGCCGGCTTCTTCGCCAACGGGCTCTATCAGCTCCTCGTGCTCTTCGCCTTCGGATCGCTGATCCCCTTCCACGATCCTGGCATGGTGCTGCCGCAGGGCTACGGGCTGCGCAACACCGTGGACCTCACGTCGATCCAGTACGCCGTGGACGATCTGATCCGGCTGCGGGTGCCGCTCGAGGGCGTGGAGACGCGCGTGCCCGTGGTGTCGTACGCGGTCGTGCTCGCCTTCTGCCTCTTCACGATGTTCTTCTTCCGCACCAAGCTGGGCCAGCAGTTCCGCGCCATGGGCCAGGACCCGCACGTCGCCTCGATCGCCGGCATCCCCGTGGACCGAAATCGCCTGATCGCGACCGTCCTGTCCACGCTGTTCGCCGCCTGGGGACAGCTCCTCTTTCTTCAAAACATCGGCACCATGAACACCTACAGCTCCCACGAGCAGGTCGGCATGTTCGCGATCGCCGCATTATTGGTGTCGGGCGCGACCGTGACGCGCGCCACCGTGGGGCAGGCGATCCTGGGCACGATCCTGTTCCACACGCTGTTCATCGTCTCACCGCTGGCCGGGAAGGCGCTGGCCGGCGACGCGCAGATCGGGGAGTACTTCCGGGTCTTCGTGGCCTACGCGGTGATTACGGTGGCGCTGGTGCTGCATGCGTGGCAGGTGGCGCGGGAGGCGCGGGAGTAA
- a CDS encoding phosphoketolase family protein: MGRSTSPYPAAPAEPKPALPEFEQERFLRYRRAVDYIAAAQIYLRDNPLLKEPLRPEHIKDRLLGHWGTAPGINTIYAHLNRLILERDANIMLVTGPGHGAAANMANLWLEGTLAEFYPKLSRDEAGLRELFREFSWPYGFPSHLSPSIPGVIHEGGELGYALATSFGAALDNPTLTVACIVGDGEAETGPTAGAWHSAKFINPESDGAVLPILLQNGFKISNPTIVATMSEEEETALFRGYGYEPRYVDDGPELDPAMGAAMDWAHDEIARIQRLARGGTPEARPRWPMLIYRMPKGRGCPPELDGERIAGTFRAHQVPVKDPKNNPKHLEALERWLRSYRPEELFDAEGRPDSDLLELCPVGSRRIAMNRASFGGDVRQPLALPPLEEFAVKVERRGAPMVSHMGPFGDYLAEVLVRNESARNFRIVCPDELESNRLSAVLRVTDRQYCWPVPDGSEHIARYGRVMEVLSEHNCQGWLEGYLLTGRHGLFPCYEAFIPIVDGMMNQYAKFLKASLEVPWRKPVASLNYLLTSEAWRQDHNGFSHQGPGFINNLLTKKGETYHIFLPPDANTLLVTMEHCFQSTQHINLVVAGKQPMPQWLSLEEAREEFRVGASVWRWASTNEGEDPDVVLAASGDNLTVEAVAAAQILREEVPDWRVRVVNVMNLLALGIPQKYPHGLDEERFQRIFPITAPVIYNFHGYTAAIKQLCWERPMNERFDVNGYREEGSTTTPFDMHIRNRTSRWHVVIQSAQKIAARKPSAAARAEELIRRYEMKIARHRAYVEEHGVDPPEIAATKWQDVKL, translated from the coding sequence ATGGGCCGATCGACGTCTCCGTACCCGGCAGCGCCAGCTGAGCCTAAGCCCGCCCTTCCCGAGTTCGAGCAGGAACGATTCCTGAGATACCGCCGCGCCGTGGACTACATCGCGGCGGCGCAGATCTATCTTCGCGACAACCCCCTGCTGAAAGAGCCGCTCCGCCCCGAGCACATCAAGGATCGCCTGCTCGGCCACTGGGGCACCGCGCCCGGCATCAACACGATCTACGCGCACCTGAACCGGCTGATCCTCGAGCGTGACGCCAATATCATGCTCGTCACCGGTCCGGGACACGGCGCGGCCGCGAACATGGCGAACCTCTGGCTCGAGGGGACGCTCGCCGAGTTCTACCCCAAGCTCTCGCGCGACGAGGCGGGGCTCCGCGAGCTGTTCCGCGAGTTCTCCTGGCCGTACGGTTTCCCGAGCCACCTGAGCCCCAGCATCCCGGGCGTGATCCATGAAGGAGGGGAGCTGGGGTACGCGCTCGCGACCTCCTTCGGCGCGGCGCTCGACAATCCGACCCTCACGGTGGCCTGCATCGTAGGCGACGGCGAAGCGGAGACGGGTCCAACCGCGGGCGCGTGGCACAGCGCCAAGTTCATCAACCCGGAATCGGACGGAGCGGTGCTCCCGATCCTGCTCCAGAACGGCTTCAAGATCTCGAACCCCACGATCGTGGCGACGATGAGCGAGGAGGAGGAGACGGCGCTCTTCCGCGGCTACGGCTACGAGCCGCGCTACGTGGACGATGGGCCGGAGCTGGACCCGGCGATGGGCGCCGCGATGGACTGGGCGCACGACGAGATCGCGCGGATCCAGCGGCTCGCGCGCGGGGGCACGCCCGAGGCGCGTCCGCGCTGGCCGATGCTGATCTATCGCATGCCCAAGGGGCGCGGCTGCCCTCCGGAGCTGGACGGCGAGCGGATCGCGGGAACCTTCCGAGCGCACCAGGTGCCGGTGAAGGATCCCAAGAACAACCCGAAGCATCTGGAAGCGCTGGAGCGGTGGCTGCGCTCGTACCGGCCGGAGGAGCTGTTCGACGCCGAGGGCCGTCCCGATTCCGATCTCCTCGAGCTCTGCCCGGTCGGGTCGCGGCGCATCGCGATGAACCGCGCCTCGTTCGGCGGCGACGTCCGCCAGCCGCTCGCGCTGCCGCCGCTCGAGGAGTTCGCGGTCAAGGTGGAGCGCCGCGGGGCGCCGATGGTCAGCCACATGGGACCGTTCGGGGACTATCTCGCCGAGGTCCTCGTCCGGAACGAGAGTGCGCGGAATTTCCGCATCGTCTGCCCGGACGAGCTGGAATCGAACCGGCTCTCCGCCGTGCTGCGCGTGACCGACCGCCAGTACTGCTGGCCGGTGCCGGACGGCTCCGAGCACATCGCGCGCTACGGCCGCGTCATGGAAGTGCTCTCCGAGCACAACTGCCAGGGGTGGCTGGAGGGCTATCTCCTCACGGGCCGCCACGGGCTCTTCCCCTGCTACGAGGCCTTCATCCCGATCGTGGACGGGATGATGAATCAGTACGCCAAGTTCCTGAAAGCCTCCCTCGAGGTGCCGTGGCGGAAGCCGGTCGCCTCGCTCAACTACCTGCTCACGTCCGAGGCGTGGCGCCAGGATCACAACGGCTTCTCGCACCAGGGGCCCGGTTTCATCAACAACCTGCTCACGAAGAAGGGGGAGACCTACCACATCTTCCTCCCGCCCGACGCGAACACGCTGCTCGTCACCATGGAGCACTGCTTCCAGTCGACGCAGCACATCAACCTGGTGGTCGCGGGGAAGCAGCCGATGCCGCAGTGGCTGAGCCTGGAGGAAGCGCGCGAGGAGTTCCGCGTGGGCGCGAGCGTCTGGCGATGGGCCAGCACGAACGAGGGGGAGGATCCCGACGTGGTGCTGGCGGCGAGCGGCGACAACCTGACGGTGGAGGCCGTGGCCGCCGCGCAGATCCTGCGCGAGGAAGTGCCCGACTGGCGCGTGCGCGTGGTGAACGTGATGAACCTGCTCGCGCTGGGCATCCCGCAGAAGTATCCGCATGGGCTGGACGAGGAGCGCTTCCAGCGGATCTTCCCGATCACCGCGCCGGTCATCTACAACTTCCACGGCTACACCGCGGCGATCAAGCAGCTCTGCTGGGAGCGGCCGATGAACGAGCGCTTCGACGTGAACGGCTACCGCGAGGAGGGCTCGACCACGACGCCGTTCGACATGCACATCCGCAACCGAACGAGCCGGTGGCACGTGGTGATCCAGTCGGCGCAGAAGATCGCGGCGCGGAAACCGTCCGCGGCGGCCCGCGCCGAGGAGCTGATCCGCCGCTACGAAATGAAGATCGCCCGGCACCGCGCCTACGTCGAGGAACATGGCGTCGACCCGCCCGAGATCGCGGCGACGAAGTGGCAGGACGTGAAGCTCTAG
- the malQ gene encoding 4-alpha-glucanotransferase: MTRRVAGLVLHPTSLPGSEPIGDLGAAVDRFLDWASDAGQSIWQVLPLGPTGPGNSPYSGISTRAGSPLLLAVPGSGTAPTTPSGPRVDYAAAARRKDTLLRASWDSARGDPRAMDELAAFRAAPSQAEWLDDWTLFASLKRTHGGAPWTQWEPALRGRHPAALEEARRALRDEIDYQAYLQWLFFRQWDRVRQAAGARGIAILGDIPIYVALDSADVWAAPEWFRLDAAFRPTDVAGVPPDYFSATGQLWGNPLYRWDRLEADGFAWWIRRLRAELRKFDLVRLDHFRGFASYWAVPAGAKTAIEGRWEPGPGERFFDAARAALGGLPFIAEDLGIVGDDVRALLHATGLPGMRVMQFGFDSPDSLHHPARYPEHCVAYTGTHDNDTTRGWFEKAPAWERARALETVGGDGGDIAWRMILALYRSAAERAIVPVQDVLGLGTEARMNTPSVAEGNWEFRLGEGALTPELAARLRAGAHASGRTGS, translated from the coding sequence ATGACGCGCCGAGTGGCGGGGCTGGTCCTTCATCCGACGTCCCTTCCCGGCTCCGAACCGATCGGCGATCTCGGCGCAGCCGTGGACCGCTTCCTCGACTGGGCCTCCGACGCGGGCCAGTCGATCTGGCAGGTGCTTCCGCTCGGCCCGACGGGACCCGGCAACTCTCCGTACTCGGGCATCTCGACGCGCGCCGGCAGTCCGCTGCTGCTCGCCGTCCCGGGCTCCGGTACGGCGCCCACCACCCCGAGCGGCCCGCGCGTCGACTACGCCGCCGCCGCGCGGCGAAAAGACACCCTGCTCCGTGCCTCGTGGGATTCCGCGCGCGGAGACCCGCGCGCGATGGACGAGCTGGCCGCCTTCCGCGCGGCTCCGTCCCAGGCCGAGTGGCTCGACGACTGGACGCTGTTTGCGTCCCTGAAGCGAACCCATGGCGGAGCACCCTGGACCCAATGGGAGCCCGCGCTCCGCGGCCGCCATCCCGCCGCGCTCGAGGAGGCCCGCCGCGCGCTGCGAGACGAAATCGACTATCAAGCGTACCTTCAATGGCTCTTCTTCCGCCAGTGGGATCGGGTCCGTCAGGCGGCGGGCGCCCGGGGGATCGCGATTCTCGGCGACATTCCCATCTACGTCGCCCTCGACAGCGCCGACGTGTGGGCCGCGCCGGAGTGGTTCCGCCTGGACGCGGCGTTTCGGCCCACGGACGTCGCCGGCGTACCGCCCGACTACTTCAGCGCGACCGGGCAGCTCTGGGGGAATCCGCTGTATCGCTGGGACCGGCTGGAAGCGGACGGATTCGCGTGGTGGATCCGGAGGCTGCGCGCGGAGCTTCGGAAGTTCGATCTCGTGCGGCTCGATCACTTCCGGGGATTCGCGTCCTACTGGGCGGTGCCCGCCGGGGCGAAGACGGCGATCGAGGGTCGGTGGGAGCCCGGGCCGGGCGAGCGATTCTTCGACGCCGCTCGCGCCGCGCTCGGAGGGCTGCCATTCATCGCCGAGGATCTCGGCATCGTCGGCGACGACGTGCGGGCGCTTCTGCATGCCACGGGGTTACCGGGCATGCGCGTGATGCAGTTCGGATTCGATTCTCCGGACAGCCTGCATCATCCCGCGCGCTACCCCGAGCACTGCGTCGCCTACACGGGAACCCACGACAACGACACGACGCGCGGATGGTTCGAGAAGGCGCCGGCGTGGGAGCGCGCCCGCGCGCTCGAGACGGTTGGCGGCGACGGCGGCGATATCGCGTGGCGGATGATCCTCGCCCTCTACCGCTCCGCCGCCGAGCGGGCGATCGTCCCCGTTCAGGACGTCCTGGGCCTGGGAACCGAGGCGCGGATGAACACGCCGTCGGTGGCGGAAGGGAACTGGGAGTTCCGGCTCGGGGAGGGAGCGCTCACGCCGGAGCTGGCGGCCCGACTGCGCGCCGGGGCCCATGCCAGCGGGAGGACGGGATCATGA
- the glgP gene encoding alpha-glucan family phosphorylase, which produces MPPIPARLGRLAELAQNLWWSWNPEARELFRRIDTPLWRQTHHNPVRLLQEITPERLSQAAADPENARLYDQVVAAFDQALAGKPSWCSQAYPELSDKLVGFFSAEYGVHQSLPFYAGGLGVLAGDIAKEASDLGIPMVGVGFMYPQGYFRQRVNAEGRQEEIYEQIDRNKVPVEHVLAPDGSRLTIPLSLPDRTVLVEAWRVRVGRTMLYLLDTDLDENAPWDRELTARLYGGDQTVRLLQEIVLGVGGVRLLRALGLKPAIWHANEGHTAFMMLERAREALGEGRGFDEAVAGVRAASLFTTHTPVPAGHDAFPMDMVEAQLSRVEGFGGPLDSLRGRLLALAEYHGAFNMTVLAMRLGGRVNAVSRRHGEVTRRMWAPLWPGTPESQIPIAAITNGVHVPTWIGSETNRLLRKRLGADWMARHDDPKLWATASEVLPDEALWQSRCALKQALLEYMRDRVRSRWSQDRVEPGQTVAFGSMLDPEAFTIGFARRFATYKRADLILHDMERLKRLLTDPRRPVQIVFAGKAHPADENGKQMLQSVYRAARDPEIAGRMAFLEDYDMHAAHWLTQGVDLWLNNPRAPLEASGTSGMKAGLNGIPSASILDGWWVEGYEGGNGWAFGPKPGSEAADDADPGAADARDADSLYRALEEKIVPLFYERNGDGLPHGWLRVVRRAMQTVTPAFSARRMMKEYAEKMYLPAVTSPEEEQRRPEGVPAP; this is translated from the coding sequence ATGCCGCCCATTCCGGCGCGTCTGGGCCGCCTGGCCGAGCTGGCGCAGAACCTCTGGTGGAGCTGGAATCCCGAGGCGCGCGAGCTGTTCCGCCGCATCGACACGCCGCTCTGGCGTCAGACCCATCACAATCCCGTCCGCCTCTTGCAGGAGATCACTCCCGAGCGGCTCTCCCAGGCCGCCGCCGATCCCGAGAACGCGCGGCTCTACGATCAGGTCGTGGCGGCGTTCGACCAGGCGCTGGCCGGAAAGCCCTCCTGGTGCTCGCAGGCCTATCCCGAGCTGAGCGACAAGCTGGTCGGCTTCTTCTCGGCGGAGTACGGCGTGCATCAGTCGCTCCCCTTCTACGCGGGCGGCCTCGGCGTGCTCGCGGGGGACATCGCGAAGGAGGCGAGCGACCTCGGCATCCCGATGGTGGGCGTCGGATTCATGTATCCGCAGGGGTACTTCCGGCAACGCGTGAACGCCGAGGGACGCCAGGAGGAGATCTACGAGCAGATCGACCGGAACAAGGTTCCGGTGGAGCACGTGCTGGCGCCGGACGGCAGCCGCCTCACCATTCCCCTGTCGCTGCCCGACCGCACCGTGCTGGTCGAAGCCTGGCGCGTGCGCGTCGGCCGGACGATGCTCTACCTGCTCGACACCGACCTCGACGAGAACGCCCCCTGGGATCGCGAGCTGACGGCGCGCCTCTACGGCGGCGATCAGACCGTGCGCCTTTTACAGGAAATCGTGCTCGGCGTCGGAGGGGTGCGGCTCCTCCGCGCGCTCGGGTTGAAACCCGCCATCTGGCACGCCAACGAAGGGCACACCGCGTTCATGATGCTCGAGCGCGCGCGCGAGGCGCTGGGCGAGGGCCGCGGCTTCGACGAAGCCGTCGCCGGCGTGCGCGCCGCGTCGCTCTTCACCACGCACACGCCGGTGCCGGCGGGGCATGACGCGTTCCCCATGGACATGGTCGAAGCGCAGCTCTCGCGGGTCGAGGGTTTCGGCGGTCCTCTGGATTCGCTGCGCGGCCGCCTCCTCGCGCTCGCCGAATACCACGGCGCCTTCAACATGACCGTGCTGGCGATGCGGCTGGGGGGACGCGTGAACGCGGTGAGCCGGCGGCACGGCGAGGTGACGCGCAGGATGTGGGCCCCGCTCTGGCCCGGCACGCCCGAGTCGCAGATCCCGATCGCCGCCATCACGAACGGCGTGCACGTCCCCACCTGGATCGGGTCGGAGACGAACCGGCTGCTCCGGAAGCGTCTCGGCGCGGACTGGATGGCGCGGCACGACGATCCCAAGCTGTGGGCGACCGCCTCCGAAGTGCTCCCCGACGAGGCGCTCTGGCAAAGCCGATGCGCGCTGAAGCAGGCGCTGCTCGAGTACATGCGCGATCGCGTGCGGTCGCGCTGGTCGCAGGACCGGGTCGAGCCGGGGCAGACGGTGGCGTTCGGCTCGATGCTGGATCCCGAGGCGTTCACGATCGGCTTCGCGCGCCGCTTCGCCACCTACAAGCGCGCGGACCTCATCCTGCACGACATGGAGCGCCTGAAGCGGCTGCTCACCGACCCGCGGCGTCCGGTGCAGATCGTCTTCGCCGGGAAGGCGCACCCCGCCGACGAAAACGGCAAGCAGATGCTGCAGTCGGTCTACCGGGCCGCGCGCGATCCGGAGATCGCGGGGCGCATGGCGTTCCTCGAGGACTACGACATGCACGCGGCCCACTGGCTCACGCAGGGGGTCGACCTCTGGCTGAACAACCCGCGCGCGCCGCTGGAGGCGAGCGGAACGAGCGGGATGAAGGCGGGGCTGAACGGCATTCCCAGCGCGAGCATCCTGGATGGCTGGTGGGTGGAGGGCTACGAGGGGGGGAACGGGTGGGCCTTCGGCCCCAAGCCCGGCTCCGAGGCGGCGGACGACGCCGATCCCGGCGCGGCCGACGCCCGCGACGCCGATTCGCTCTATCGCGCGCTCGAGGAGAAGATCGTGCCCCTGTTCTACGAGCGGAACGGCGACGGCCTGCCGCACGGGTGGCTGCGCGTGGTGCGCCGCGCGATGCAGACCGTCACGCCGGCGTTCTCGGCCCGCCGCATGATGAAGGAGTACGCGGAGAAGATGTACCTCCCCGCGGTCACCTCGCCCGAGGAAGAGCAGCGTCGCCCCGAGGGCGTTCCCGCGCCCTGA
- a CDS encoding acetate/propionate family kinase, producing MTVRSSSAGGPFILCLNAGSSTLKASLFEARPDGGVAEIEGRAVTVDRIPSAESLDEALLALGVSPETDAIAAVGHRIVHGGTEFREAVRVTAAVKDAIARLSALAPLHNPPALAALEAAEERFPGVPHVAAFDTAFFRDLPLEQVVYPLPFSWYEHWGVRRFGFHGLSHSYGSERAASMLGGPSARHRIVTLHLGNGCSASAVVGGKPVATTMGFTPMEGLMMGTRSGSVDPGILVYALRQGALTARELDETLNHQSGLLGVSGVSGDFRAVTAAADQGHEQARLALAIYAARIRGAVGSLAAAMGGVDALVFTAGVGEHAAPLRAEVCRGLEFLGALIDLDRNASASPDADVSLERSPVRILVIRAREDLVVARAARVALDKSVSAPIE from the coding sequence ATGACGGTTCGGAGCTCGAGCGCGGGCGGACCGTTCATCCTCTGCCTGAACGCGGGATCGAGCACGCTCAAGGCCTCGCTGTTCGAGGCGCGCCCCGATGGCGGCGTGGCGGAGATCGAAGGGCGCGCCGTCACGGTCGATCGCATTCCGAGCGCGGAGTCGTTGGATGAGGCGCTGCTCGCGCTGGGCGTGTCCCCGGAAACCGATGCGATCGCCGCGGTCGGCCACCGGATCGTGCACGGCGGCACCGAATTCCGCGAGGCGGTGCGCGTGACGGCGGCCGTGAAGGACGCGATCGCGCGCCTCTCGGCTCTTGCCCCCCTCCACAATCCGCCCGCGCTCGCGGCGCTGGAGGCCGCAGAAGAGCGCTTTCCCGGCGTGCCTCACGTCGCCGCGTTCGACACCGCGTTCTTTCGCGACCTGCCCTTGGAGCAGGTCGTCTATCCCCTTCCCTTCTCCTGGTACGAGCATTGGGGCGTGCGGCGGTTCGGGTTCCACGGGCTCAGCCACTCCTACGGCTCGGAGCGCGCGGCCTCGATGCTGGGCGGCCCCTCCGCGCGCCATCGGATCGTGACGCTGCACCTGGGAAACGGCTGCTCCGCCAGCGCCGTCGTCGGCGGGAAGCCGGTCGCGACGACCATGGGCTTTACGCCGATGGAAGGGCTGATGATGGGAACGCGCTCGGGCTCCGTGGATCCCGGGATCCTCGTCTACGCGCTGCGCCAGGGAGCGCTCACGGCGCGCGAGCTGGACGAGACGTTGAACCACCAGTCCGGGCTGCTCGGCGTCTCGGGAGTCTCCGGGGATTTCCGCGCGGTCACGGCCGCGGCGGACCAGGGGCACGAGCAGGCCCGTCTCGCCCTTGCGATCTACGCGGCGCGAATCAGGGGCGCTGTCGGAAGCCTCGCGGCGGCCATGGGCGGAGTCGACGCGCTCGTGTTCACGGCAGGCGTCGGAGAGCATGCGGCCCCGCTTCGCGCCGAAGTCTGTCGCGGTCTCGAATTCCTGGGCGCGCTGATCGACCTGGACCGGAACGCCTCGGCTTCACCCGACGCCGACGTCTCCTTGGAGCGCTCTCCCGTTCGAATTCTCGTGATCCGCGCCCGGGAAGACCTGGTCGTCGCGCGGGCGGCGAGGGTCGCGCTGGACAAGAGCGTGTCGGCCCCGATCGAGTGA
- a CDS encoding S49 family peptidase: protein MSLVAAPGAAALLPYREASDLVATTPATDDGALGATINPAQWGLLERPELSGFWYDRDAPGGFRAPGSWGLAAGSGLGVSMRRTDRHDDAALAGPGPLAPGRNHVTDYQIGLGFGSQAHANGIALGFSGPGKGAFGRSDFLTFGSIRRPTRWLSAGSTFRLSLDDREMDGVMDVGIRPLSDPRLELFGAYALQRDQRWDDGDLAGGIAIRPVPGLFASARWERDDRLQVTLGVAVGRAAFRAAPRYRGGDRTQTAYAVRLSSPERGFDLDRALAPKRRTLALDLRGRMVYQSYRYFDQDALPLREVTGKIQFAADDPTVGGVAVKLSGFEGNLSMAWEIREKLMALRRAGKRVTAVCDNLGATTLYVASAADRIVMDPRGSMILPGVAASRTYVHDLMGKLGIGFEEWRFYTYKSAMETFSRDRMSEADREQYGALVRATYDELARAFTSSGRATRAEFDRVVNEEPYIPASRLLELHWVEALGRWEDLERAEVGAPATKPVGYRALRELRWEPRERWGNDPAIAVVYLVGDCAMDEGIRARSSSEALRGYRRDRRVRGVVLRVDSPGGDPLASDVVAEQTRKLRQAKKPAVVSQGRVAASGGYWISMDGDAILTSPFTLTGSIGVIGGWAWNEGFGKKTGLTSDHVQEGTSADLLGGLRIPFLGATLPERNLNEGERRLIRRSFDELYTDFTGKVASARGLTTERVRQIAEGHVYDGAAAISLRLADREGTLDDAIAEAKRRAGIGAGEPVRVVEYPGRPLLRLPSFLKPPGIGTGSDAAPVIESPVPGFSLEARALQSILDRPGRPLLVTPGPLLPDEPEPVR, encoded by the coding sequence ATGTCCCTCGTCGCCGCGCCGGGAGCGGCCGCGCTCCTTCCCTACCGGGAGGCCTCCGATCTCGTCGCGACCACGCCCGCGACCGACGACGGAGCCCTGGGCGCGACGATCAACCCCGCGCAGTGGGGCCTGTTGGAGCGGCCCGAGCTCTCCGGCTTCTGGTACGACCGCGACGCCCCGGGCGGCTTCCGGGCTCCCGGCTCCTGGGGCCTTGCGGCCGGCAGCGGCCTCGGCGTATCGATGCGTCGAACCGACCGCCATGACGACGCGGCGCTGGCGGGGCCGGGGCCGCTCGCGCCGGGAAGGAACCACGTCACCGATTATCAGATCGGCCTGGGGTTCGGTTCCCAGGCGCACGCGAACGGAATCGCGCTCGGCTTCTCCGGCCCCGGCAAGGGCGCCTTCGGACGGTCGGATTTCCTCACGTTCGGAAGCATCCGGCGGCCCACGCGCTGGCTCAGCGCCGGCAGCACGTTCCGCCTCTCGCTCGACGATCGGGAGATGGACGGCGTCATGGACGTGGGAATCCGCCCGCTCTCCGATCCGAGGCTGGAGCTGTTCGGCGCCTACGCGCTGCAGCGCGATCAGCGCTGGGACGACGGCGACCTGGCGGGAGGTATCGCCATCCGCCCCGTTCCGGGGCTTTTCGCCTCCGCCCGCTGGGAGCGCGACGATCGGCTCCAGGTGACGCTGGGCGTGGCCGTCGGACGCGCGGCGTTCCGGGCCGCGCCCCGCTACCGCGGCGGCGACCGAACGCAGACGGCGTACGCGGTCCGGCTGAGCTCCCCCGAGCGCGGGTTCGACCTCGACCGCGCCCTGGCTCCGAAGCGACGTACCCTGGCTCTCGATCTGCGCGGCCGCATGGTCTACCAGTCCTACCGCTACTTCGACCAGGACGCCCTCCCGCTGCGGGAGGTGACCGGGAAGATCCAGTTCGCCGCGGACGATCCCACCGTGGGCGGCGTCGCGGTCAAGCTCTCCGGCTTCGAGGGGAACCTCTCGATGGCGTGGGAGATCCGCGAGAAGCTGATGGCGCTGCGCCGTGCCGGCAAGCGCGTCACCGCGGTCTGCGACAACCTCGGCGCCACGACGCTGTACGTCGCCAGCGCGGCCGACCGGATCGTCATGGACCCGCGAGGCTCGATGATCCTTCCGGGCGTGGCGGCCTCGCGCACCTATGTCCACGATCTCATGGGCAAGCTCGGCATCGGCTTCGAGGAGTGGCGGTTCTACACCTACAAGTCCGCGATGGAGACCTTCTCGCGGGACCGCATGTCCGAAGCGGACCGCGAGCAGTACGGGGCTCTCGTCCGCGCCACCTATGACGAGCTGGCGCGGGCGTTCACGTCGAGCGGCCGCGCCACGCGCGCGGAGTTCGACCGCGTCGTGAACGAGGAGCCCTACATCCCCGCCTCGCGCCTGCTGGAGCTGCACTGGGTGGAAGCGCTGGGGCGATGGGAGGACCTCGAGCGGGCGGAGGTCGGCGCGCCCGCGACGAAGCCGGTCGGCTACCGCGCCCTGCGTGAGCTTCGGTGGGAGCCCCGGGAGCGGTGGGGCAACGATCCGGCGATTGCGGTCGTCTATCTCGTGGGCGACTGCGCCATGGACGAGGGGATCCGCGCCCGGTCGAGCTCGGAGGCGCTCCGCGGCTATCGCAGGGATCGCCGCGTCCGCGGGGTCGTGCTTCGCGTGGACTCGCCGGGAGGCGACCCGCTCGCCTCCGACGTCGTGGCCGAGCAGACGCGGAAGCTCCGCCAGGCGAAGAAACCCGCCGTCGTGAGCCAGGGGCGCGTGGCGGCGAGTGGCGGCTACTGGATCAGCATGGACGGCGACGCGATCCTGACCTCCCCCTTCACCCTCACGGGATCGATCGGGGTGATCGGCGGCTGGGCCTGGAACGAGGGCTTCGGGAAGAAGACCGGCCTCACGTCGGACCATGTTCAGGAGGGAACGAGCGCCGACCTGCTCGGCGGACTTCGCATCCCCTTCCTGGGCGCCACGTTGCCGGAACGAAACCTGAACGAGGGAGAGCGCCGTCTTATCCGTAGATCGTTCGACGAGCTCTATACCGACTTCACCGGCAAGGTGGCGTCGGCGCGGGGGCTGACGACCGAACGGGTGCGGCAGATCGCCGAGGGGCATGTCTACGACGGCGCCGCCGCGATCTCGTTGAGGCTGGCCGACCGCGAGGGCACGTTGGACGATGCGATCGCCGAGGCGAAGCGCCGCGCGGGCATCGGGGCGGGCGAGCCGGTGCGCGTGGTGGAATATCCCGGGCGGCCGCTCCTCCGGCTTCCCTCATTCTTGAAGCCGCCGGGGATCGGGACCGGGAGCGATGCGGCGCCGGTCATCGAGTCGCCGGTCCCGGGCTTCTCGCTCGAGGCGCGAGCGCTCCAGTCGATCCTCGACCGGCCCGGCCGCCCGCTGCTCGTCACCCCGGGGCCGCTGCTTCCCGACGAGCCCGAGCCGGTCCGCTAG